GACAGACTATGAAAATAAACCCTCATGGTGATATGGCTATATATGAAACTTTGGTCAGACTTACAAAGGGATACAATGCTTTACTCCATCCGTATGTAGATTCCAAGGGAAACTTCGGGAAACAGTATTCCCGGGATATGAAGTATGCAGCTCCCCGTTATACTGAGGTAAAACTAGATAAAATATGTGAAGAATTATTCAGGGATATTGAAAAGAATACAGTGGAATTTGTAGATAATTACGATGGAACTATGAAGGAACCTGTACTTTTGCCTGCAACATTTCCCAGTATTCTGGTAAATGCAAATCAGGGAATTGCGGTTGGAATGGCCAGCAATATATGCAGTTTCAATTTGCAGGAGATATGTGAAGCTGTTGTACAATATATTAATGATGAAAACGCAGATATTGCACAATATCTTAAAGCGCCTGATTTTTCTACAGGAGGGCAGCTTATTTATAACGAAAAAGACATAAGAGAAATATATGAAACTGGAAAAGGAAGCTTTAAATTAAGGGCAAAGTACAGATTTGACAAGAAAAACAGCTGTATTGAGATATATGAAATTCCCTATACAACTACCACTGAAGCTATTATTGATGCAACGATTAATCTTGTTAAGGCTGGGAAACTGAAAGAAGTTACAGATGTCAGAGATGAAACGGATTTAAATGGACTGAAAATTACTCTTGATATCAGGAAAAGTGCAGACCCGGATGTGATAATGAGCAAGCTGTATAAGCAAACGCCTGCTGAGGATTCTTTCAGTTGTAATTTTAATATATTAATAAAGGGAAAACCCAGGGTAATGGGTATTAAAGAAATTATCCATGAATGGATTGAATTTAGAATAGGTTGTATCAAAGGACAACTGGCTTATGATATTAATAAGAAATCAGAAAAACTTCATCTTCTGTTAGGGCTGAACAAGATTCTTCTTGATATTGATAAAGCCATCAGGATAATCAGAGACACTGAAAAAGATTCACAAGTAGTGCCAAATCTAATGAAGGGTTTTGAGATTGACCAGGTTCAGGCTGAGTTTATTGCCGAAATTAAGCTGAGAAATCTTAATAAAGAGTACATTCTTCAAAGAGTAGGTGAAATTGAAACTCTTAAAAAAGATATTGAAGATCTGAAATCAACATATGAAAGTGAGAGAAAGATTAAGAAATTAATTGTACGGCAGCTTAATGAAGTGTGCAAAAAATATGGTCAGCCTCGCCGAACAGAAATAATATATGAGGATAAAATTGAAGTAATACCTGAAGAAACCTTAATTGAAGATTATAATCTGAAATTGTTCCTTACGGCTGAAAACTATTTTAAAAAGATTTCTTTGGTATCATTAAGGGCGAACCCTGAACAAAAGCTTAAAGAGGATGACTATATTATCCAGGAATTTGAGACCAGAAATAAATCTGATTTATTGCTTTTTTCAAACAAACATGCGGTTTACAAGCTTAAAGTCCATGAAATCAGCGATACAAAAGCAAGCAGCCTGGGAGAGTACCTGCCTAATCTTCTGGAACTGGAACAAGATGAGAAAATAATCTACATGGTTGCTACTGATAATTACAAAGGGTACATGCTGTTTGCCTTTGAAAATGGGAAAATAGCAAAAATAACTCTTGAAAGCTATGCCACCAAAACAAACAGAAAGAAGCTTATAAATGCCTATTCGGATCTTTCCAGACTAGTACGTATGTTGTATATTGACGAAAATGAAAAAGATATAGAACTGGTTGCATACAGCAATATTCATAAAATTGTCATATTCAATACATCCTGCATTAATCCTAAGTCTACCAGAGACTCTCAGGGAGTGCAGGTCTTGAAGCAGAAAAAAGGCAGCATAATGATTGATGTAAAAACTATAGAGGAATCAGGGATAAGAAACCTGGATTACTATAGAGTAAAAAACATACCTGCTGTAGGGTATTACCTTAAAGAAGAGGATAAAGGGATAGAGCAGATGACCATAGATTTTGATTAGGGGCGTTCAGGGATGTCGTTAAGGGACTTTCGTTCTTAGGGGACATTCCTTAGGGACATTCCTGCACAATTCATAATTAGGGACATTTCTTCATAACAAATAAAAATGAATAATCAAGCATATCGAACATTTGTTCTTTACAAAAATTACCTTTAGTGCTATAATATTGTTCGAGGTGATAAAAAATGCCAAGAACAGCACGAAAAAAGTCAGAAGATGCAGTTTATCACGTTATGTCAAGAAGTATTAGCGAAATTAATTTGTTTTTGTGTGATGAAGACAAGGATTACTACCTGAGTTTGCTAAAAAAATATAAAGAAAAATTCCATTGCAAGATTTATTCATATATTCTCATGGATAACCATGTGCATATCTATATAGACCCTTGTGGGGCTGATATTTCATCCTTTATGCTTAGTTTGAATACAGCCTACGTATGTTATTTTAACAGGAAGTATAAGCGTCATGGGCATCTATTCCAGGGGAGATTTGCAAGTACTATAGTTGATAATGATACTTACAGTTTAACTTTATCTGCATATATTCATAACAATGCAAAGGACATACCAGGTTACAAAGGCAAAGAAGAATTTTATAAATATTCCTCATATGGCATATTCACTGGATATATGAAGGATACATATGAAATTGTGGATACAGAATATATTTTAATGATGTTTGACAGCGATAAAAAAAGAGCACAAGAGAAGTACTTAAAATTTGTCCAATCAATGAAGGATACCGGAATACAGAAAGAAGTGGACAAGAATATTATGGCTGCTTACACGGAAAATGTGTATAAAAGTGGCAAGTGCTATATTATAAGGGATAAGACACCTGATGAGCTGCTGCAAAGGATAGGCGAAATATTAGGTGAAAAACTTCCATGGAGATTAAGGGCAAAGCACTGCAGAGAATCAAAAGATTTCAGAGCATTTTCCACATATGTTATTAGAGTACTATGCGGGTATACATATCAAGGATTATGTGAATATATAGGAAATATGACAGTGTCAGGAATATCAAGATTATCAAATGAAGGGTTCAAGCTACTAAAGGAGCAAAAAAGATTTCAGAGAGCTTTCAATTTGTTGATTCAGGCAAATTAATGAATAAAAATTAAATGTTGCTTTATTAAGGTATTTTGCTATAAAAATATATTTTATAAAATAAAATTACAAAATCTGTAAATATTCTATTAAAGTCCTTCAAATATTCTATCTGACCCAGAACATATCAGAACATACTGAATAATATTCTGTCAATTCTATCTATTATTTTTCTTACACTGAATGATTACTGAATATGGAGGCTTGCTTTTGCAAATTGGGTAAAAAAAAGGAACATCCTTTAGAGAAAAAGAAAGGAATGTCCCTTATATCCCTCACTCGAAAAATTCATAATATAGTGCTTTTATAGCATCTACGCATTTATCTTTATTTACCCCGAACATCATGCTGAACTCAAAAAATCCCTGGCTGATCATTTCGATATTGATTCTGTTCCGCGCTAAAGCGTTAGTGGCTCTTGATGCGATACCAATTGTATTTTGCATTCCTTCGCCTACTATCATAACCAGTGCTAGATCTCGTTGAACAAAAACATCATCAACGAGAAGTTCTGTTTTTATTCTTTTTACAATTCTTTCTTCAGCTTCTCTGCTTAGTTGCTTATCTCTTAAAATTATTGACATATGGTCAATTCCTGAAGGCATATGTTCAAAAGATAGATTTTCATCTTCTAGGATATTAAGCACCCTGCGCCCAAATCCAATCTCTCTGTTCATCAGGTATTTACTCATGGAAATACAGCAAAATCCTGTATCTCCTGCCACACCAACTACAGGGGTTTTTACAGTTCTGCGGAAAGGAATAATAGTTGTGCCAGGTGCATCCGGGTTGTTTGTATTCTTGATTCGTACAGGAATGTCCCTTTGATAGACCGGGATGAGGGCTTCTTCGTGGAATACACTGAACCCTGCATATGAAAGCTCTCTCATTTCCCTATATGTTATTTCTTCAATGGGCTTAGGATTTGGGATAATATTGGGATTAGCTGAATATACACAGTCCACGTCTGTAAAATTCTCATATAAATCTGCATTTACAGCAGCCGCAAGAATTGAACCTGTAATATCGGAACCACCCCGGGAGAAAGTAACAATATCTCCACTCTTTGAATATCCGAAAAATCCAGGGAAAATAATTATTCCCTCCATATTTGCAAGGTTCATTAAATTTTCGTAGGATTCAGAGAGAACAGTTGCGTTTCCATACTCATTACTAAGATACAAACCTGCGTCCTTTGGACTTACATATCGGGCATTAACACCCAGGCTTTGGAGATAGGACGCTACAAGTTTCGCACAGTTATCCTCCCCTGCAGCCTTAAGAGAATCTATATATTTAGCACTGTTTTTCTTATCTGAAGAAAGACGTGCCTTAATATCAGCCTTAATATCATTAACAATTGTACTGGACATACCAAGGTCCAGCGCAATTTCCTTATATCTGTTAACTATGGCTTTGAGCTGTTTTTCTCCGGTACCTCCCGCAAGACTATCTTCTGCACATTGAATCAATAAATCTGTTATCTTAATATCTTCCTTAAATCTTTTACCAGGTGCAGACACCACAATAATTTTACGATCAGGATCTGAGAGAATTATTTTACACACTTTTTTTATTTGTTCTGCCGAAGCCAAGGATGAACCTCCAAATTTAGCTACTTTCATTGAAACAACCTCCAGTTTATGATGAAATAGGCTAATTAGTATCTATACTTACATTAATATTCATTTCATATATACTTTTACCTATTTTATATTTACTGCCTAGATGTGTCAACATTTGATTTTCTATTGATGATGTTCACATGATGATGTTCACAATTAATTGTACTAGTGATATAATTTTCATTATTACTAGGAGGGATATGATTTGCCTGAGTTTAAAATAGTATCTAATTTTAAACCTCATGGAGACCAGCCTCAAGCAATAGATAAGCTGGTCAAAGGCTTAAATATGGGTTATAAATACCAAACATTATTGGGGGTTACGGGTTCCGGCAAAACTTTTACAATGGCCAATGTCATTGAGAGAGTTCAGAAGCCTACCTTGGTTATTGCCCACAACAAGACCCTTGCTGCTCAACTTTGCAGCGAGTTTAAGGAGTTTTTTCCCAATAATGCAGTTGAGTATTTTGTAAGTTATTATGATTATTATCAACCTGAAGCATATATCCCTTCTACAGATACCTATATAGAAAAAGATGCTTCAATAAATGATGAAATTGATAAACTAAGACACTCAGCTACGGCTGCCCTTTTTGAGAGAAGGGATGTAATAATTGTTGCCAGCGTGTCATGTATATATGGCCTGGGTGACCCGGAAGACTATACTGACTTAATGCTTTCCCTGAGGCCAGGAATGAGAAAGGACAGAGATGAAGTCATCGAAAAGCTTGTTAATATACAGTATAACAGGAATGAAATTGATTTTAAGAGGGGTACTTTCAGAGTTCGAGGTGATACACTGGAAATTTTCCCGGCCAATTCTTCAGAAAAGGTTTTAAGAGTAGAATTTTTTGGAGATGAAATTGACAGGATTACTGAAGTAGATTCCCTTACGGGGGAGATTATAGGAACAAGAAGCCATATTGCTGTTTTTCCGGCATCTCACTATACTACTTCGAGGGAAAAGATGGAAAGAGCGCTTGTGTCTATCGAGCAGGAACTTGAAATGCGGTTAAAGGAACTAAGGGCGCAGCAAAAGCTTCTGGAGGCGCAAAGACTTGAACAGAGAACCAGGTATGATATTGAGATGCTGAGGGAAGTAGGCTTCTGTCAGGGTATAGAGAACTATTCCAGACATATTAGCGGAAGAAAACCAGGCAGTGCACCTTACACTCTTTTGGACTATTTCCCTGATGATTACTTACTTTTTATTGATGAATCACATGTAACTGTACCTCAATTAGGTGGCATGTATAACGGAGATAAATCCAGAAAGGATGCCCTGGTTGAATATGGATTCAGATTGCCTTCCGCCTATGATAACAGGCCGCTGAAATTTAATGAATTTGAAGAAAAAGTTAACCAGGTTATATTTGTAAGCGCAACTCCCGGTAAATATGAAAGAAGCAAGTCAAAACAGGTGGTAGAGCAGATAATAAGGCCAACAGGGTTAGTTGATCCGGAAGTCATTGTAAAGCCAGTTAAGGGGCAGATAGATGATCTTATAGGTGAAATCAAAAAGAGGATTGAAATGGGCCACAGGGTACTTGTTACAACACTTACAAAAAGAATGGCTGAAGATCTGACAGATTATCTGAAAGAACTGGGCTTTAAGGTAAAATACCTGCACTCTGATGTAGAAACTCTTGAAAGAATGGAGATAATTCGGGATTTAAGGCTTGGTGTTTTTGATGTTCTGATAGGTATAAATCTATTAAGAGAAGGCCTTGATTTACCTGAAGTTTCGCTGGTAGCCATACTTGATGCCGATAAGGAAGGTTTTCTGCGTTCGGAAACATCATTGATTCAGACAATCGGACGAGCCGCTAGAAATATTGATGGTACCGTTATTATGTATGCAGATAATATGACAGACTCAATGAGAAGAGCTATCAGTGAAACTAACAGAAGAAGGCAGATACAAATAGAATTTAATAAGAAGCATGGTATTACGCCACGCAGCGTTGAAAAAGAAGTCCGTGATGTTATAGAGGCAACAAAGGCTGCCGAAGAAAGTGTGAAATACGGAATACGCACTCCGGAAAGCAAGATGAAAAAAGAAGAGATTTCTGAATTAATTGATAAACTTACTGCAGAGATGAAAAGGGCTGCTGCAGACCTTCAATTTGAGAGAGCTGCTGAACTAAGAGATAAAATATCCCAACTAAAGAGCAAGTTGGAAAAAATGAAAAGTTAGAAATTGAAGAAGTAGAAATTAAGGCCGGAAAATTGAAGGCAAAATTAATGCTGAAAAATTAAAGGCAGAATTAAATGCAAGAAAAGATGACAAATAATGCACAAGTAATATATATGAAATGATATAAATATATGGATATAATTATTTAAGATATAATTAATTAGATAGAACTATATTAGATAGAACTATATAGATAGAATTATTTAGTTAGAATTAAGTAGATAGAATTATATAGATGGAATTATTTAGATAGAATTATATAGATAGAATTATTTAGAAATAGTGTGTTTTATAGTGTATTTAGTTATAAATTCTTTAGATATAAGGCATTTATATAGAATCATATAATTGCATTTAGATAGAATTTTAAATTCATAAAATATATTTATTTGTTAATTTGCTATTTGCTTGGAGGGTTAAAATGGATAGAAGAGAA
Above is a window of Clostridiaceae bacterium DNA encoding:
- a CDS encoding topoisomerase IV, whose amino-acid sequence is MINNTIEQRIVDTLEQNYMPYAMSVIVSRAIPEIDGFKPAHRKLLFTMYKMGLLTGERTKSANVVGQTMKINPHGDMAIYETLVRLTKGYNALLHPYVDSKGNFGKQYSRDMKYAAPRYTEVKLDKICEELFRDIEKNTVEFVDNYDGTMKEPVLLPATFPSILVNANQGIAVGMASNICSFNLQEICEAVVQYINDENADIAQYLKAPDFSTGGQLIYNEKDIREIYETGKGSFKLRAKYRFDKKNSCIEIYEIPYTTTTEAIIDATINLVKAGKLKEVTDVRDETDLNGLKITLDIRKSADPDVIMSKLYKQTPAEDSFSCNFNILIKGKPRVMGIKEIIHEWIEFRIGCIKGQLAYDINKKSEKLHLLLGLNKILLDIDKAIRIIRDTEKDSQVVPNLMKGFEIDQVQAEFIAEIKLRNLNKEYILQRVGEIETLKKDIEDLKSTYESERKIKKLIVRQLNEVCKKYGQPRRTEIIYEDKIEVIPEETLIEDYNLKLFLTAENYFKKISLVSLRANPEQKLKEDDYIIQEFETRNKSDLLLFSNKHAVYKLKVHEISDTKASSLGEYLPNLLELEQDEKIIYMVATDNYKGYMLFAFENGKIAKITLESYATKTNRKKLINAYSDLSRLVRMLYIDENEKDIELVAYSNIHKIVIFNTSCINPKSTRDSQGVQVLKQKKGSIMIDVKTIEESGIRNLDYYRVKNIPAVGYYLKEEDKGIEQMTIDFD
- a CDS encoding transposase codes for the protein MPRTARKKSEDAVYHVMSRSISEINLFLCDEDKDYYLSLLKKYKEKFHCKIYSYILMDNHVHIYIDPCGADISSFMLSLNTAYVCYFNRKYKRHGHLFQGRFASTIVDNDTYSLTLSAYIHNNAKDIPGYKGKEEFYKYSSYGIFTGYMKDTYEIVDTEYILMMFDSDKKRAQEKYLKFVQSMKDTGIQKEVDKNIMAAYTENVYKSGKCYIIRDKTPDELLQRIGEILGEKLPWRLRAKHCRESKDFRAFSTYVIRVLCGYTYQGLCEYIGNMTVSGISRLSNEGFKLLKEQKRFQRAFNLLIQAN
- a CDS encoding aspartate kinase, with protein sequence MKVAKFGGSSLASAEQIKKVCKIILSDPDRKIIVVSAPGKRFKEDIKITDLLIQCAEDSLAGGTGEKQLKAIVNRYKEIALDLGMSSTIVNDIKADIKARLSSDKKNSAKYIDSLKAAGEDNCAKLVASYLQSLGVNARYVSPKDAGLYLSNEYGNATVLSESYENLMNLANMEGIIIFPGFFGYSKSGDIVTFSRGGSDITGSILAAAVNADLYENFTDVDCVYSANPNIIPNPKPIEEITYREMRELSYAGFSVFHEEALIPVYQRDIPVRIKNTNNPDAPGTTIIPFRRTVKTPVVGVAGDTGFCCISMSKYLMNREIGFGRRVLNILEDENLSFEHMPSGIDHMSIILRDKQLSREAEERIVKRIKTELLVDDVFVQRDLALVMIVGEGMQNTIGIASRATNALARNRINIEMISQGFFEFSMMFGVNKDKCVDAIKALYYEFFE
- the uvrB gene encoding excinuclease ABC subunit UvrB; this encodes MPEFKIVSNFKPHGDQPQAIDKLVKGLNMGYKYQTLLGVTGSGKTFTMANVIERVQKPTLVIAHNKTLAAQLCSEFKEFFPNNAVEYFVSYYDYYQPEAYIPSTDTYIEKDASINDEIDKLRHSATAALFERRDVIIVASVSCIYGLGDPEDYTDLMLSLRPGMRKDRDEVIEKLVNIQYNRNEIDFKRGTFRVRGDTLEIFPANSSEKVLRVEFFGDEIDRITEVDSLTGEIIGTRSHIAVFPASHYTTSREKMERALVSIEQELEMRLKELRAQQKLLEAQRLEQRTRYDIEMLREVGFCQGIENYSRHISGRKPGSAPYTLLDYFPDDYLLFIDESHVTVPQLGGMYNGDKSRKDALVEYGFRLPSAYDNRPLKFNEFEEKVNQVIFVSATPGKYERSKSKQVVEQIIRPTGLVDPEVIVKPVKGQIDDLIGEIKKRIEMGHRVLVTTLTKRMAEDLTDYLKELGFKVKYLHSDVETLERMEIIRDLRLGVFDVLIGINLLREGLDLPEVSLVAILDADKEGFLRSETSLIQTIGRAARNIDGTVIMYADNMTDSMRRAISETNRRRQIQIEFNKKHGITPRSVEKEVRDVIEATKAAEESVKYGIRTPESKMKKEEISELIDKLTAEMKRAAADLQFERAAELRDKISQLKSKLEKMKS